The DNA region ACTCGGCATCCCGGCACGGATCTTCGGCGGCGCCAAGGACGGCTCCGGCCGGCCGCTGTACGAGGTGGCCACCTGCACCCTGGACGGCGGTCCGGTCGCCACCAGCGCGGACTTCCGGATCGCGGTCGACCACGGGCCCGAACTGCTGGAGCGGGCCGACACGGTGGTGCTCCCGGCCTCCCACGACTCCGATCCGGACAGCGCGGACGCCCCCTTCACCCCCGAACTGGCCGCCGCACTGCGGCGGATCCGGCCCGGCGCCCGGCTGATGTCGATCTGCACCGGCTCCTTCCTGCTGGCCGCCGCCGGCCTGCTGGACGGCCGCCCGGCCACCACCCACTGGCGCTACACCGAGCTCTTCGCCCGGAGGTTCCCGAAGGTCCTGCTGGACCCGGACGTGCTCTACACCGACGACGGCGACATCCTCACCTCCGGCGGGGTGGCCGCGGGGGTGGACCTGTGCCTGCACGTCGTGCGCCGCGACCACGGCAGCGCGGTGGCCAACGCGGTGGCCCGCAACTGCCTGGTACCGCCGTGGCGCGACGGCGGCCAGAAGCAGTACGTGGAGGCCCCGAGCCCGGTGGACCCGGGCGGCTCCGGCACCGCCGCCGTCCGCGCCTGGGCGCTGGAGCACCTGGACGAGCCGCTGCCGCTGCGCCAACTCGCCGACCGGGCGGGCATGAGCGTACGGACCTTCACCCGGCGCTTCCGCGAGGAGACCGGTGCCAGCCCCGGCCAGTGGATCACCACCCAGCGCACCGAGCGGGCCCGCCAGTTGCTGGAGCGCACCGACCTGACGATCGACCAGGTCGCCCGGCGGTCCGGCTTCGGAACCGCCGCCTCGCTGCGGCTGCAGTTGCGCGGGCGGCTGGACGTCGCACCGAGCGCCTACCGGCGCACCTTCCGGAACACCCCGGCCGCCTGAGGCGTGCCCGAGGACTGGAGCAGGCCTTCCCGGCGGAGCCGAGCGGGGCTGGGCGGAGCCGAGTGGACCGGGGTGAAGCTGAGTGAACCCTGGGAAAAGACTGACGGTTGGCCGGAATTCGCCGTTCCGGAGCGGCGCAACGGACGGCGGCCGACCGCGTGCGCGCCGAGCGCAGCATGGTGGGCCGCCATCCGCTCGCGGCGCGCGGGCCCTGAACCCGCACCGCGCCCTCCGCACTCGCCGAGGAGCGGGCCGCGACCGGCGGTCCACGATCCCCCCTGCTGACGCGATCCCCCTGGACAGCAGCACCGTGGCGGCGGACGGACGTCCCCTCGGCGTCCCCTCGCAACGGAGAGCCGCACCCAAGCGTGATCAGTCGGATACGTCACGTCAATGGGTAGTCAGAAATTCGGAATGGTTGCGTCAGCTTTCGGCCGGTGATCGCCACCGTGATCGCCGCCATCCGTCGACCGGCCTGCAAGCCCTGCCGGCGGCCGCCGGAAGGCCGTCGAAAGCGTCGAAAGCCGTTGCGGGAAGCCGCTATTGAGCCAAAGCGGCCCAGTCCACCCCGGCCATCGGGTCCACCGGCCTGGCCTGGGTGTCGATCTCGCACCAGACCCGCTTGCCCGATCCGTCCGGGTACCAGCCCCAGCGCTCGCAGAGCAGCTCGACCAGTTCCAGACCTCGCCCGTTGGTCGCCTCCTCGTCCGCACCGGCGTGCCGGGGGGCCGGGGCGGTCCGGCTCGCGTCGGCCACCTCCACCCGCAGCGGACCGGCCGGACCGGCCTGCGGGGAGTCGTCGACCACCGGCAGGCAGAGTCTCAGCACGGCCGGACAGCCGGTGTGCACCACGGCGTTGGTGACCAGTTCCGACACCACCAGCACCACCGTCTCGGCCATCGGCGCGTCCGGTTCCACTCCGTGGTTCAGCAGCCGCGAGCGCACCCACCGGCGGGCCCGGCCGACCTCCGAGGGGTCCGCCCGCACCGCAAGCTGTACCTGAAGAACCTGCACCGCTCCACCACCCGCACTCGCAGTTCGGCCAACGTCCCGATCGGGCCGGATCAGCCGGCCGGCGCAGCCCTCACTCTTCGCCCGGTGCCACCCGGGGCTCGCCCGGGCGCTCGCCGACCCGTCCGCCCGCGCCACTCGCCCGCGCCAACTCGTCAGTCGCGCACAGGCCGCGACACGAATACGCCTCAGGATGGGTGGGCGGACGGACGGCAGCAAGCGCTTCGGGCATATTCCGGCGATCGGGGGACAGGGCAGTGCATACTGTCCCGCTCACTCTCGCGAGCCTCGCACCGGCACTCGTCCGGCCCGGGCCGGCGCCGGTCCCGTTCAGCGCGTGTCGGACACGCCCTGGCGGGAACCTATCGCCGGACACCCCCGACGCCCCGTCCGCCACTCGCGAACCACCCGTGCGACATATGTCCAGCGGTTCTCGAACAGCGGCATCGACGGACCGTCCCACGAGCGGACCGTCCAACCATGTGACCAACCGCCACCGCCGGCCCCGAGGAGCGGGCGCCGAAGGGCGAGGCGGCCGGACACAGGGCGGCCGAACCATGAGGCAGGGTTCCGTTCTTGGCGGATTCCCTCCCACCCCGGACCGGCCACGGGATACCGTGGGGTAACGCCAAGCGAACCGGGCAGGAGGGTGGTTCTCGATGGCCGCCCCGGACCGGATCCCGCGCTGGGACGAGCAGTTGCAGCGGCGCCTCGCCCGCGGCGAGGAGACCGCACTCGGCGAACTCTACGACCGGCTCTCGCCGATGGTGCACGGGCTGGCCGGGCGGATACTCGCCGACCAGGCGGCCGCCGACCAGCTCACCCGGGAGATCTTCGCCCACGTCTGGGAGCACCCCGAGGACTTCGACCCCACCCAGGGCTCGCTGCGCTCCTGGCTCGGCGCGCTCACCCACCGCCGCGCGGTCGAACGGCTGCGGGCGCGACGCGGCGCCGAGCGGCTGCCGGGACGCGGCAGCGGCGCGGCCGAGGAGGAGATCCGCGCCGTGGCCACCGCCGCCCGCATGCAGTACGTGGTCGACTCCCTGCCCCAATCCCTGCGTGAGACCATCGCGGTGACGTACTACGACGGCCGCACCTACCAGGAGACGGCCCGGCTGCTCGGCATCAGCGAGCAGGCCGCCAAGCAGCGGATGCGGCTCGGCCTGGAGCTGCTGGCCACCGAACTGGCCGACGAGCGCGCCCGCCAGGAGCCCCACCGGGAGCACCGGGACGGCGACGGGGACGGGGGCAGGTGACCATGAACGAGGAGCGGCACGACGCCCTGCGCTCGCTGCTCGGCGCCTGGTCCCTCGGCGCCTGCCCGCCCCGCGAGGCCGCCGAGTTGGAGCAGCACCTGCGCGGCTGCCCGGAGTGCGCCGAGGAGGCGGCCCGGCTGCGCGACGCGGCCGGCTGGCTCTCCCTGGACGAGCCGCTGGACCAGCCCGGTTCGCTGCGCCAGCAGGTGCTGGACTGGTGCCTGGCCCGCCGCCCGGCCGAACTGCCCCTCCCCTCCTGGGGGATGCCGTACACCGCGGAGACCGCCAAGCTCGACGCGCTGCTGCGCGACCTCGGCCAGGAGGAGTGGCAGGAGGTGGCCGAACTGCCGTGGCACGGCGGCGCGGAGCGGCTGCGCCCGGCCGAGGTGCTGGGCCGGCTGACCGCGGGGGACGGCTTCCTGGCGCTCGCCCTCGGCCTGCCGGACCCGGCACCGGCGGCCGCCCCTTCCGCACCGACTTCCGCACCGACTTCCGCATGGGCTTCCACATCGACTCCGCCGGTCGGCCGCCGGGTGCCGCCGCAGGAGGCGGCCGTCCCGGCGCCGCGGGTGCCGCGGGTGCCGTCACAGGGCGGCCGGTACGCCGCGGTCACCGCGCGCACCGCCCGGCTGCTCGCCTACCAGGCCGGGCTGCCCCCGCAGTCGGTGCGCGCCCGGTGGCGCCAGCAGACCCACGACCTGGTGCGCAGCGCCGCGCTGGCCCCGTACGGCGGAACCCCGGTCGATCTGGGCTTCGCGGTGCTGCCACTGCGCGACGCCTTCGTGGACCGCGCCCTGGAGTGCTTCGTGCACGGCGAGGACGTGGCCCGCGCGGTCGCCTACCCGTACGACCCGCCGGCGCCGCAGCACCTGCGGCAGATGGTGGAGCTGGTGGTCCGGCTGCTGCCGCGGGCGCTGGGCGGGCTGCGCGCGGCGCGACCCGAGTTCGCCGCGGCGCCGACCGCGCCGGGCGCGCCGGCCGTGCGGGAGGCGAGGCGGCTGCGGCTGGTGGTGGACGGTCCGGCGGCCGGCGAGTGGCTGGTGCCGCTGGACGGCGAGGAGGCGGGGCCGCCCGGCGGGGAGCCGGTGGCCTCGATGGTGCTGGACGGCCTGGAGCTGTGCCAGTTGGCCGCCGCGCACCGCGACCCGGACCGGCTGCCGGTGGGCGAGCACGGTGACCGGGCCGCGGTGCGCGAGGTGCTGCACGCGCTGCCGCTGCTGTCGCGGCCGTAAGGGAGCCGCGGGGGGAAGCGGGCGCGGGCGGAATCAACCGCGAGGGGAATCAGGCGAAGACGACGGTCCGGGTGCCGTCCAGCAGCACCCGGTGCTCGCTGTGCCACTTGACCGCGCGGGCCAGCGCCTGGCACTCGACGTCCCGGCCGATCGCGACCAGCTGGTCCGGGCTGACGTCGTGGGTGACCCGGGCCACCTCCTGCTCGATGATCGGGCCCTCGTCGAGATCGGCGGTGACGTAGTGCGCGGTGGCGCCGATCAGCTTCACGCCGCGGGCGTGCGCCTGGTGGTACGGCTTGGCGCCCTTGAAGCTCGGCAGGAAGGAGTGGTGGATGTTGATCACCCGGCCGGACAGCTCGGTGCACAGCTGGTCGGAGAGCACCTGCATGTAGCGGGCCAGTACGACCAGTTCGACGTTCTCCTTCTCGACCAGGTCGAGCAGCTGCCGTTCGGCCTCGGCCTTGGTGTCCCTGGTGACCGGGATGTGGTGGAAGGGGATGCCGTAGCTCTCGGTCAGGTCGCGCAGGTCGGTGTGGTTGGAGACCACCGCGGCGATCTCCACCGGCAGGGCGCCGATCCGGGTGCGGTAGAGCAGGTCGTTCAGGCAGTGCCCGAACTTGCTGACCATGAGGACGATCCGCATCCGCTGCTCGGTCGGGTGGATCTGCCAGTCCATCCCGAAGGAGGCGCCGATCGCGGCGAAGCTGGCCCGCAGCTTGTCGGCGGTGACCGGCTCGGGGGCGGAGAAGTGCACCCGCATGAAGAAGAGTCCGGTGTCCCCGTCGCCGAACTGCTGGCTGTCGATGATGTTGCAGCCGGTCATGAAGAGGTAGCTGGAGACAGCGTGGACGATGCCCTGCTTGTCGGGGCAGGACAGCGTGAGGACGTACTGGGCGCTGGCCGGCTGCTGTTCCACTGGGGGTATCCCGTCCTGAGGTCGTGCGAGTTCGATGGTCCAGCGTGTCACATCCTGGACAGTGGCCGCCCCGCTGCCCGTACTGCGGGACGGCACCGCCCGGCGGGACCGCCTCAGACCTGGGTCAGGATGCGCAGCACGTCCAGGGACCTGGGGGCCGTGTCCGGGTCCTCCCCGTCGCCGACGGCCAGGGCGACGTGCGCCTCGCGGGCGGCCCGGACGGTCTCCGGCCAGCCGGGGTGGCCGAGGTAGGCGGAGGCCGGGGCGTCCGCGCCGACCTCGTGCAGCATCTGCACGGCGCGCAGCACCGCGACGTCGACCAGGGCGGCCTCGGCGGAGTCGCGGAAGATCGTGCCCACGTACTTCTCGGCGGACCAGCGGTCCAGCCAGGTGTCCTCGACCAGCCGGTAGACGGCGTCGGTCACGTCCCCGTAGCCCTCCCGTCCGGCCAGCCAGGCCTCCTGCTGGAAACCGGGGTCGGACAGCATGTGCAGCGCGGAGCGCAGTCGGGCTCGCCAGCGCCACCAGGGCAGGTCGTTGAGCGGCATGCCGCCCATCGTGCTGGAGCGGTGGCCCGGACGAGAAGGGTTTCGGGCGGACCGGTGCGAAGAATCTGTGCTGGCGGACATGGTGAACGATCGTACGTTCCCCGTCTGTTCGTGCTCCACTCGCGATCTACACGCGTACCCCTTCGGAGTTCGGCCGCCGTTCGCCGGCCGTTCGCATTTCCGCCCTCTCGGCTTGTGGCTCCGGGGCTTGGCTGTTTCCGGTGCGCCGGATGGCGCCCCAGAGAGGGAAGACCGATGACCAGCCGAAGGGACTCGTTCCGGGCCCGTCCCACGATCGCCCGGCGCCGCCACCGGCGTCCGATCGCCGCCGCGGTGACCGCCGCGGCGCTGCTCCCCGCCCTCTTCTCGGCCTCCGCGTGCGGCGGACCGGCCGACGCCTCCACCGACGCCGACGACCTCACCGTGATGACCTGGGCCCCGTCCGGCACCGGCGCCGCGGACCGCCCCGGCATGACCGCGCTCGCCGAGTCGATCGGCCGGGACGTCAACCTCAAGGGCGGGTTGAACGGCCACCGGCTGCACGTGATCACCTGCAACGAGCACAACACCGCCGACGGTGCCAAGGCCTGCGCCCAGCAGGCGGTGGACGCCAAGGCCGTGGCCGTGATCGGCTCCTACAGCCAGTGGGGCGACGCCTTCATGCCGGTGCTGGAGCGCGCCGGCATCCCGCTGATCGGCGGGTACGGCCTGTCCCAGCCCGAGTTCTCCAGCCCGCTGTCCTACCCGGTGGACGGCGGGATGCCGGCGCTGATCGCCGGCAGCGGCCGCCAGCTGGTCGAGGCCGGCTGCAAGTCCGTCGCCCTGATCCGTCCGGACACCCCGGCCGGCGACAACCTGCTCGGCTACCTGGGCAACGCGCTCAAGCCCGCCGGGATGAAGCTGCTGGACGTCAAGGCGCCCGAGCAGTCCTCCGACTACACCCAGGTGGCCCGCAAGGCGATCGGCAAGGACGAGCCGGGCAACTGCGTCACCAGCGCGATGGCCGCCGAGCCGACCGGCAACCTGCTGGACGCCTACCGGCGGCTGACCCCGAAGAACACCCGGATCGCCTCGGTGATCGGCAGCGTCCAGCAGTCGGTGGTCGACTCCACCGGCGGCGACTCCGGCCCGCTGGCCGGCGCGTTCGTCACCGGCTGGTACCCACCGGAGTCGGCCCAGATCTGGGACGGGCTGCGCTCGGTGGTGCGCTCCGACACCACCGGCGGGCGCACCATCGACGTCTCCGACCCGGGCGTGCAGACCACCTGGGTCGCGTACGAGGTGTTCCGGGTCGTGGTGGAGAAGCTCTCGGCGGCCGGCAAGCCGGTCGACGCGAAGAGCATCGCCGCCCTGCTGGACAGCGGTGAGGGCATCGACGTCGGCCTGACTCCGCCGCTGAACTGGGGCACCACCAACATGCTGCCCAGCACCGAGTCGCCGCGGCTGGTCAACACCTGGATCACCTACCAGGTGGTCAGGAACGGCCGGATGACCCTGCAGCAGCCGGGTTTCGTGGACGTCCGCTGGGTGCTCACCGGGGGCCGGCCCCCGGCCTGAGCCACGGCTCGGTCAAGGGCGGGCCTTCCCGGGCCCGCCCTTGAGGGGCGGCTACAGGTCGCCGTCACCCCGAGGGGGCAGGCCGGTCTGGGTGGCGATCGCGTTCCACAGGGTCGAGGCCTGCTTCTTCGCGGTGGTCGCCGTGCCGCTGGCCTGCACCGCGTTCTTGTAGTGCTGGTTGCCGGTGTCCGGCTTCTTCGGGTCGCAGGAGGACTGGGCGTCGGTGGCCCAGGCCGCGTACTCGTCGTCGGCCTGCGCCGAGGCCGTCCAGGCGGCGTTGAGCTGGTCGATCAGCTGCTGGCCGCCGGGCAGCTTGTCGGTCTTCAGCTGGCCGAGCTTGCTCTGCAGCTCGCGCCGCTTGCCGGCCGCGGCGGACAGGGCCTGCTGCGAGTCGGGGAGCTTGTCGCACTTCTGCACCGAGGCGACCGCGGAGACCACCGCGCTGCGGCTGTCGCTCGCGGTGCCCAGCAGGTCGGACAGCGGCTGGGCCTGCGCCTTGACGTCGGGGTCGGCGGCGGCGCCGGAGCCGCTGGCGCTCGCCGCGGCGGAGGCGGTGCCGCCGGTGGCGGCGACCGGGGTGGTCTTCTGGCCGCTCTTGGCGGTGTCGTCGTTGCCGCTCATCAGGACGGCGACCAGGACGCCGGCCACCGCGCAGACCGCCACCACGCCGCCGATGACCAGCTTGTTGGAGGGCCGGCCGCCGCTGCCCGAGCGCCCGCCCTGGGTCGCGTCCGGGTCCTGGCCGTAGCCGCCCTGCCCGTAGCCGCCCTGCCCGTAGCCCTGCGCCGGGTAGCCGGGCTGCTGCGGCTGCTGCGGAGGCTGCGGCTGCGCGGCCGGCGGGTAGCCCTGGTAGCCGGGCGCCGCCTGCGGCGGGACGCCGTAACCGGGCTGCGGCGCCGGGTAGCCGCCGCCCTGCGGGTCGCCGGCCGGGTACGGCGGCAGGTGCTGGGTGGCCGGCGCCGGGTCGGCCTGCGGTGGTACGCCGTAGCCGGGCTGCGGCACGGCGCCCCACTGCTGCTGGCTGTGCCCGCCCTCGCCCAGGTACTCCGGCTGCCCGGACGGCTGGCCCACCGGAGGCACGGCCGTGGGGCCCTGCGGCGGGCCCGGCTGGCCCTGGGGCTGGCCGGGCTCGGGGCGGAACAGGTCGTCCAGGTTGAAGTCACCCGAGTTGGGGTACGAGCGGCGCTGACTCAACGCGATTCCTCACCTGTGCAGGACCGCGCACAGGCGGCGGACCACATCTCGTCGGTTCTTGGGAGCATCACAGTTCCTTGGACGTCGCGCCCACGCTACCGGTTCGCCTCACCGGGTGACCACGTGGGCGGGACATTCCCACCCGCTCCCCGCAGGGACGGTCCGGACGGTCCGGACCGCCGCTGCTCGGCCTGGACCGCCCCGCCCTCAGGCCGCCTCCGCGTCCGCCCTGGCGTGGAACTCGCGCACCACCCGCTGCTCCCGGTAGGGCTCGAGCCGGCGCCGGAACTCGTCCAGGTACTCCACCCCCCGGTTGGAGCGCAGCCCGCTCAGCAGCCGCACCGCCTGGGTGCCCGTCTCGCAGGCGCGTTCCAGGTCGCGCTGCTGGAGCTGGGCGGTGGCGAGCAGTACGAGGTCCACCGCGCGCCGGCGCACCCGGGTCGGCGGGTGCAGGTCGAGCGCCCGGCGGGCGTAGTGCTCGGCCGGGCCGGCCTGCTCCAGGTCCCGGTGGCAGTGGGCGAGTTCGTCGGCGAGGTAGGCGTCGTCGAAGTGGACGATCCAGTCCGGGTCGTCCTCCGGGCGGCGCTTCTCCATCATCTCCAGCGCCTTGGCCGACACCGCCTCGCAGGAGCGGGCGTCGCCGAGCAGGGCGTGGCCGCGGGCCTCGGCGGCGTAGAACATCGCCATCGCCGTCGGGGTGGCGACCGTCCGGGCGCCCTCCTGGGCGGCGCGGGCGAGTTGGGCGATCTCCCGCGGGTTGCCGAGGGTGGCCGCCAGGTGGCTCATCGAGGCGGCGAGGACGTAGCCGCCGTAGCCGCGGTCGTCGGCGGCCTGGGCGAGCCGCAGGGCCTGGATGTAGTAGCGCTGGGCCAGCCCCGGCTGGCCGGTGTCCACCGCCATGTAGCCGGCCAGTTCGGTCAACCGGGCCACCGCGGCGAAGAGTTGGCGTCCGGTCTCCTCCCGGTAGGCGCCGCCGAGCAGGCCGGAGACCACCGAGTTGAGGTAGTGCACGACGACCGGGCGCACGTGCCCGCTGCCGAAGCGGTGGTCCAGGTCGACCAGCATCGCGGTGGTCGCCTTGATCGCGGCCACGTCCGTCGGGCCGACCCGGGGGCCGCCGGTGCGGGCCACCACCGGGTCGGGCGGGGTGATCAGCCAGTCCCGGCTGGGCTCGACCAGCGCGGAGGCGGCGACCGTCGCCCCGGTCAGGAAGTCCCGGCGGCCGACGTCGCTGCGCCACAGCTCGCACACCTGCTCCAGGGCGGCGCCCAGGGTCGGCGCGAACTGCAGCCCGATGCCGGA from Kitasatospora cathayae includes:
- the purU gene encoding formyltetrahydrofolate deformylase is translated as MEQQPASAQYVLTLSCPDKQGIVHAVSSYLFMTGCNIIDSQQFGDGDTGLFFMRVHFSAPEPVTADKLRASFAAIGASFGMDWQIHPTEQRMRIVLMVSKFGHCLNDLLYRTRIGALPVEIAAVVSNHTDLRDLTESYGIPFHHIPVTRDTKAEAERQLLDLVEKENVELVVLARYMQVLSDQLCTELSGRVINIHHSFLPSFKGAKPYHQAHARGVKLIGATAHYVTADLDEGPIIEQEVARVTHDVSPDQLVAIGRDVECQALARAVKWHSEHRVLLDGTRTVVFA
- a CDS encoding GlxA family transcriptional regulator produces the protein MAHLVAVLALEGAIAFELGIPARIFGGAKDGSGRPLYEVATCTLDGGPVATSADFRIAVDHGPELLERADTVVLPASHDSDPDSADAPFTPELAAALRRIRPGARLMSICTGSFLLAAAGLLDGRPATTHWRYTELFARRFPKVLLDPDVLYTDDGDILTSGGVAAGVDLCLHVVRRDHGSAVANAVARNCLVPPWRDGGQKQYVEAPSPVDPGGSGTAAVRAWALEHLDEPLPLRQLADRAGMSVRTFTRRFREETGASPGQWITTQRTERARQLLERTDLTIDQVARRSGFGTAASLRLQLRGRLDVAPSAYRRTFRNTPAA
- a CDS encoding transcriptional regulator, which produces MAARPLVARQPNERLQQLIQEASCSNAGLARRVNLCGAEHGLDLRYDKTSVARWLRGQQPRGQAPAVIAEALGRKLGRSVSVEEIGMADGKNLSSGIGLQFAPTLGAALEQVCELWRSDVGRRDFLTGATVAASALVEPSRDWLITPPDPVVARTGGPRVGPTDVAAIKATTAMLVDLDHRFGSGHVRPVVVHYLNSVVSGLLGGAYREETGRQLFAAVARLTELAGYMAVDTGQPGLAQRYYIQALRLAQAADDRGYGGYVLAASMSHLAATLGNPREIAQLARAAQEGARTVATPTAMAMFYAAEARGHALLGDARSCEAVSAKALEMMEKRRPEDDPDWIVHFDDAYLADELAHCHRDLEQAGPAEHYARRALDLHPPTRVRRRAVDLVLLATAQLQQRDLERACETGTQAVRLLSGLRSNRGVEYLDEFRRRLEPYREQRVVREFHARADAEAA
- a CDS encoding sigma-70 family RNA polymerase sigma factor produces the protein MAAPDRIPRWDEQLQRRLARGEETALGELYDRLSPMVHGLAGRILADQAAADQLTREIFAHVWEHPEDFDPTQGSLRSWLGALTHRRAVERLRARRGAERLPGRGSGAAEEEIRAVATAARMQYVVDSLPQSLRETIAVTYYDGRTYQETARLLGISEQAAKQRMRLGLELLATELADERARQEPHREHRDGDGDGGR
- a CDS encoding ATP-binding protein; protein product: MQVLQVQLAVRADPSEVGRARRWVRSRLLNHGVEPDAPMAETVVLVVSELVTNAVVHTGCPAVLRLCLPVVDDSPQAGPAGPLRVEVADASRTAPAPRHAGADEEATNGRGLELVELLCERWGWYPDGSGKRVWCEIDTQARPVDPMAGVDWAALAQ
- a CDS encoding zf-HC2 domain-containing protein, yielding MNEERHDALRSLLGAWSLGACPPREAAELEQHLRGCPECAEEAARLRDAAGWLSLDEPLDQPGSLRQQVLDWCLARRPAELPLPSWGMPYTAETAKLDALLRDLGQEEWQEVAELPWHGGAERLRPAEVLGRLTAGDGFLALALGLPDPAPAAAPSAPTSAPTSAWASTSTPPVGRRVPPQEAAVPAPRVPRVPSQGGRYAAVTARTARLLAYQAGLPPQSVRARWRQQTHDLVRSAALAPYGGTPVDLGFAVLPLRDAFVDRALECFVHGEDVARAVAYPYDPPAPQHLRQMVELVVRLLPRALGGLRAARPEFAAAPTAPGAPAVREARRLRLVVDGPAAGEWLVPLDGEEAGPPGGEPVASMVLDGLELCQLAAAHRDPDRLPVGEHGDRAAVREVLHALPLLSRP
- a CDS encoding SCO4402 family protein, coding for MGGMPLNDLPWWRWRARLRSALHMLSDPGFQQEAWLAGREGYGDVTDAVYRLVEDTWLDRWSAEKYVGTIFRDSAEAALVDVAVLRAVQMLHEVGADAPASAYLGHPGWPETVRAAREAHVALAVGDGEDPDTAPRSLDVLRILTQV
- a CDS encoding ABC transporter substrate-binding protein, which encodes MTSRRDSFRARPTIARRRHRRPIAAAVTAAALLPALFSASACGGPADASTDADDLTVMTWAPSGTGAADRPGMTALAESIGRDVNLKGGLNGHRLHVITCNEHNTADGAKACAQQAVDAKAVAVIGSYSQWGDAFMPVLERAGIPLIGGYGLSQPEFSSPLSYPVDGGMPALIAGSGRQLVEAGCKSVALIRPDTPAGDNLLGYLGNALKPAGMKLLDVKAPEQSSDYTQVARKAIGKDEPGNCVTSAMAAEPTGNLLDAYRRLTPKNTRIASVIGSVQQSVVDSTGGDSGPLAGAFVTGWYPPESAQIWDGLRSVVRSDTTGGRTIDVSDPGVQTTWVAYEVFRVVVEKLSAAGKPVDAKSIAALLDSGEGIDVGLTPPLNWGTTNMLPSTESPRLVNTWITYQVVRNGRMTLQQPGFVDVRWVLTGGRPPA